A single region of the Lycium barbarum isolate Lr01 chromosome 2, ASM1917538v2, whole genome shotgun sequence genome encodes:
- the LOC132628657 gene encoding uncharacterized protein LOC132628657: protein MRVNKQAIIKFRIGKYQDEILCDVVPMQACHLLLGRPWQFDVDAQHSGRTNKYSFVVKGKKYILIPLTPYQVSEDYRVMRELREKYQREEKEKGDKETLLVISGEGTSQDGSKKCLLAKPSNCLKGVDERHFMVCLVNKDHLLNANQATSTLPSSMSSHLQEY, encoded by the coding sequence ATGAGGGTCAACAAGCAAGCCATTATCAAATTTAGGATTGGCAAGTACCAAGATGAGATTTTATGTGATGTGGTACCCATGCAAGCTTGCCATCTATTGCTTGGAAgaccttggcaatttgatgttgATGCCCAACATAGTGGGAGAACTAACAAGTACTCATTTGTGGTCAAGGGGAAGAAGTACATTCTTATCCCACTAACCCCTTACCAAGTGAGTGAGGATTATAGAGTGATGAGGGAGCTTCGAGAGAAGTATCAAAGGGAAGAAAAGGAGAAGGGTGATAAAGAGACTTTGTTGGTCATAAGTGGAGAGGGGACATCTCAAGATGGTTCCAAGAAATGTTTGTTGGCTAAACCAAGTAATTGCTTAAAAGGGGTTGACGAGAGACACTTCATGGTGTGTCTTGTCAACAAAGATCATCTCCTAAATGCTAACCAAGCTACTAGCACGTTGCCTAGTAGTATGTCTTCTCATTTGCAGGAATATTAA